A genome region from Desulfosoma caldarium includes the following:
- the glyS gene encoding glycine--tRNA ligase subunit beta, with amino-acid sequence MGQEFYLEIGSEEIPAGYITPALESMAQQMVRFLDDHRIAHGKPFTTGTPRRLCLWIPNVAERQEPTVVEIIGPPKSVAFDAQGRPTKAAEGFAKNQGIDVSQLTIKATPKGEYVTLVKEEAGGPTKDLLERMLPDFVAHIPFPKSMRWGNLSVTFARPVHWIVCLLGQDVVNFTYGNVRSGRLSFGHRFMSPQWVEVHNFADHRENLRRHKVIVDTEERKQLISKGIREKAASVGGRILEDEDLLDEVAHLVEYPYPILGSFEDKYLALPPELLITVMKEHQRYFAVVDEAGNLKAHFVTVANTVPRNPDLVAAGNARVVRARLEDARFYYEEDQKVRLEDRAEALKSVVFHAKLGTSWEKVERFTHLAKWLCERLCPQSMNHVLRAALLCKADLVSGMVGEFPELQGVMGRAYARLQGEPEPVAQAIYEHYLPIRAGGPLPECMEGTVLSIADKMDTIVGCFGVGLLPTGTADPFALRRQTLGILRIILEKNLRFSLEELIDQAIPLLRSKMTEPADTVKKGVMDFFRGRLHHHLVTQEGYASDIVEAALASGIAYPADAVLRVKALADFTRRDDFEALAIAFKRVGNIIKEGKPEPLRPEALAVPAEKALYEAYRRVHDDVVDMASRGDYAAALEALTALKNPIDTFFDAVLVMDPDAAVRRNRLALLTAVHELFNRIADFRKIQTG; translated from the coding sequence ATGGGACAAGAATTTTATTTGGAAATCGGCAGTGAAGAAATTCCGGCGGGCTATATCACTCCGGCCCTGGAATCCATGGCGCAGCAGATGGTTCGATTCTTGGACGACCATCGCATTGCGCACGGAAAACCCTTCACCACGGGCACGCCACGCCGCTTGTGTCTATGGATTCCCAACGTGGCCGAACGACAGGAACCCACGGTGGTGGAAATCATCGGACCGCCCAAGTCCGTGGCCTTTGACGCCCAAGGGCGGCCCACCAAGGCGGCCGAAGGGTTTGCCAAAAATCAAGGCATCGACGTTTCGCAGCTAACCATCAAGGCCACGCCCAAGGGCGAATACGTGACCTTAGTCAAAGAGGAAGCCGGAGGACCCACAAAAGACCTTTTGGAACGCATGCTTCCCGATTTTGTAGCCCATATTCCCTTTCCCAAATCCATGCGATGGGGAAACCTTTCCGTGACCTTTGCGCGGCCGGTGCACTGGATTGTATGCCTTCTGGGCCAGGACGTGGTGAACTTTACCTACGGGAATGTGCGCAGCGGCCGTCTATCCTTTGGGCATCGGTTCATGAGCCCTCAGTGGGTCGAGGTGCACAACTTTGCCGATCACCGCGAAAACCTTCGGCGACACAAGGTCATCGTGGACACGGAGGAACGCAAGCAGCTCATCTCGAAAGGCATTCGGGAAAAAGCGGCGTCCGTCGGTGGGCGCATTTTAGAAGACGAAGATCTTTTGGACGAAGTGGCGCACCTGGTGGAGTACCCCTATCCGATTCTCGGTTCCTTTGAAGACAAATACCTGGCCCTACCCCCCGAACTGCTCATCACGGTCATGAAGGAACACCAGCGCTACTTTGCCGTGGTGGATGAGGCGGGTAACCTGAAGGCCCATTTTGTGACCGTGGCCAATACGGTCCCCAGAAACCCCGATCTGGTTGCGGCGGGCAATGCTCGCGTGGTGCGCGCTCGGTTGGAAGATGCTCGATTTTACTACGAAGAAGACCAAAAGGTGCGGCTGGAAGACCGGGCCGAAGCCCTGAAGTCCGTGGTGTTCCATGCCAAGCTGGGCACCAGTTGGGAAAAGGTAGAACGGTTCACGCACCTGGCCAAATGGCTCTGTGAAAGGCTGTGCCCCCAGTCCATGAACCACGTGCTGCGTGCGGCTCTGCTGTGCAAGGCAGATCTGGTGAGCGGCATGGTGGGAGAGTTTCCTGAACTGCAGGGGGTCATGGGCCGAGCCTACGCGCGACTGCAGGGCGAACCGGAACCGGTGGCACAAGCCATCTATGAACATTATCTACCCATTCGCGCCGGCGGCCCTTTGCCGGAATGTATGGAAGGCACGGTACTCAGCATCGCCGACAAGATGGACACCATCGTGGGCTGTTTCGGCGTAGGCCTGCTGCCCACAGGCACCGCCGATCCCTTTGCGCTGCGCCGCCAAACTCTGGGGATTCTTCGCATCATTTTGGAAAAAAATCTGCGCTTTTCCTTAGAAGAACTCATCGATCAGGCAATCCCGCTGCTGCGCTCCAAAATGACCGAACCGGCCGATACGGTGAAAAAAGGCGTCATGGACTTTTTCCGCGGACGACTCCATCACCACCTGGTCACTCAAGAGGGGTACGCTTCGGATATCGTGGAAGCCGCCTTGGCTTCAGGCATCGCCTATCCAGCCGACGCGGTTCTGCGCGTCAAGGCTTTAGCCGACTTTACACGGCGGGACGACTTTGAAGCCCTGGCCATAGCCTTCAAACGCGTGGGAAATATCATCAAAGAAGGGAAACCGGAACCTTTGCGGCCGGAAGCCTTGGCGGTCCCTGCAGAAAAGGCACTCTACGAAGCCTACCGACGCGTGCACGACGACGTGGTGGACATGGCGAGCCGAGGCGACTACGCCGCGGCTCTGGAAGCCCTCACGGCTTTGAAAAACCCCATTGACACCTTCTTTGACGCCGTCTTGGTCATGGATCCCGATGCGGCGGTGCGCCGCAATCGGCTGGCTCTGCTCACGGCCGTCCATGAATTGTTCAACCGCATCGCCGATTTCAGAAAAATTCAAACGGGCTAA
- a CDS encoding DHA2 family efflux MFS transporter permease subunit yields MAMHPDRRKWAIALTVIIPTFIEVMDTSVVNVSLPHIQGSLNAGLDEVTWVLTSYLVSNAIIIPITGWLASLFGRRNYLLFSIVVFTLSSVLCGAAPSLEVLVVARVLQGLGGGGLQPLSQAILLETFPVREHGVAMAVFGMGVVFAPILGPVLGGFITDNWSWRWVFYINVPMGFLAVFMAGLFVHDPPYIRTRTVRIDHWGLALLTVGLGCLQVVLDKGEREDWFASHFIVTLSVIAVVALAAFIVVELRVPHPVVNLRVFRDPTFAAGNITMFTGYFCLFGSIVLLPLYLQNLMGYTALWAGLVLGPGGLASLMIMPVAGMIMKRGVPPNRLLAVGLTLAAVALGLMSRLNLQADFFSAAWPRIVQALGMGLFFVPLSAATYVNIPREHMGNATGIFNLLRNLGGSFGVAFSTTVLSQRSQWHQNTLVDRLTPYDLPFRQAMDKMLALMGGDWSSFYDRKLALAGIYRETLRQATMMAFNDTFWLFTWFTAALIPLTLVMRGPQKPTTVVMEP; encoded by the coding sequence ATGGCCATGCATCCGGACAGGCGTAAATGGGCCATCGCCCTGACGGTGATTATCCCCACCTTCATTGAGGTGATGGACACGAGTGTCGTCAATGTGTCTTTGCCGCACATTCAGGGTAGCTTGAACGCAGGTTTGGATGAAGTCACCTGGGTGCTCACCTCCTATCTGGTCTCCAACGCCATCATCATTCCCATCACGGGATGGTTGGCCAGCCTCTTTGGGCGGCGCAACTATCTGTTGTTTTCCATCGTGGTATTCACGTTGAGTTCGGTGCTGTGCGGTGCGGCTCCATCTCTGGAAGTGCTCGTGGTGGCGCGAGTGCTTCAGGGGCTTGGAGGTGGAGGGCTTCAGCCTTTGTCACAAGCTATTTTGTTGGAAACCTTTCCTGTGCGGGAACACGGCGTGGCTATGGCGGTCTTTGGCATGGGCGTGGTTTTTGCGCCCATTTTGGGGCCGGTCCTGGGGGGCTTCATTACGGACAATTGGTCGTGGCGTTGGGTCTTTTACATCAATGTGCCCATGGGGTTCTTGGCCGTTTTTATGGCCGGGCTATTCGTGCATGATCCGCCGTACATTCGAACGCGCACCGTGCGCATCGACCATTGGGGCCTGGCTCTGCTCACGGTGGGGTTGGGCTGCCTGCAAGTGGTGCTGGACAAAGGGGAGCGTGAAGACTGGTTCGCCTCACACTTTATTGTCACGCTTTCCGTCATCGCTGTGGTGGCCTTGGCGGCCTTCATCGTGGTGGAACTGCGCGTGCCCCATCCGGTGGTGAACTTGCGTGTGTTCCGGGACCCCACCTTTGCGGCCGGCAACATCACCATGTTTACCGGGTACTTCTGCCTCTTTGGAAGCATCGTTTTGTTGCCGCTGTACCTGCAAAACCTCATGGGCTATACAGCTCTGTGGGCCGGTTTGGTGCTGGGCCCCGGTGGGCTGGCAAGCCTCATGATCATGCCCGTGGCGGGCATGATCATGAAGCGAGGCGTTCCGCCCAATCGCCTTCTGGCTGTGGGACTTACCTTGGCCGCCGTGGCCTTAGGCCTTATGTCCCGACTGAATCTGCAGGCTGACTTTTTCTCCGCAGCATGGCCTCGCATTGTGCAGGCTCTGGGTATGGGTCTTTTCTTCGTGCCCCTGTCCGCCGCCACTTACGTGAATATTCCTCGAGAACACATGGGAAATGCCACGGGAATTTTCAATCTTCTGCGCAACCTGGGCGGCAGTTTTGGCGTGGCTTTCAGCACCACGGTCTTGTCCCAGCGCTCCCAATGGCACCAAAACACGCTCGTGGATCGGCTCACGCCCTATGACCTGCCCTTCCGGCAAGCCATGGACAAGATGCTGGCCCTCATGGGCGGGGATTGGTCGTCCTTTTATGATCGAAAACTAGCGCTGGCGGGCATTTACAGAGAAACCCTTCGGCAGGCCACCATGATGGCCTTTAACGACACTTTTTGGCTTTTTACCTGGTTTACCGCCGCCTTGATTCCTCTCACCCTTGTCATGCGCGGCCCTCAAAAGCCCACCACGGTGGTCATGGAGCCTTGA
- a CDS encoding HlyD family secretion protein — MGEHTAQTTPEPAPVKTRQNNKLIVKRAFAGAVLAALIVGTLYWWIFLRNKETTDNAYVMADVAAVSSRIPGTVAAVHVDNDHSVAQGQVLIELDTADEQARLREVEAALGRVQADIHAARATVDYMEASTQAAVNAALSSWNAAQAQVQAIQEKVLESSQEHQAVLAEYRHAKRDWERFDALAAQGASSVRDRDRMKTALSKAQAAVGASEARLRSAEAALEAARKEAAAAEARLQEAQAGRLRVRVEQERLKALLAHAKELEARRDAARLNLSYCRIVAPIAGYVAQKKVQVGERVLPGQPLLAVVPLQDAYVEANFKETQVENIRIGQPVHIRADCYPGRRFSGTVEGIRAGTGAAFSLFPPENATGNWIKITQRVPVKIRLTDSFSPEYPLRLGFSLKVTVDTSDRSGPRLRGGAHRASR; from the coding sequence ATGGGCGAACACACGGCGCAGACCACACCCGAACCAGCGCCCGTCAAAACGCGGCAGAACAACAAACTCATCGTCAAGCGCGCCTTTGCGGGTGCGGTGCTTGCCGCTCTGATCGTGGGGACGCTCTATTGGTGGATCTTTTTGCGAAACAAAGAAACCACGGACAACGCCTATGTCATGGCGGATGTGGCGGCGGTTTCGTCGCGCATTCCCGGAACCGTGGCGGCCGTGCATGTGGATAACGACCATTCCGTCGCCCAGGGGCAGGTTCTCATTGAACTGGATACGGCGGATGAGCAGGCTCGGCTGCGGGAAGTGGAAGCGGCTTTGGGCCGAGTCCAGGCGGACATCCATGCGGCGCGCGCCACCGTAGATTATATGGAGGCCTCAACCCAGGCCGCGGTGAACGCCGCCCTGTCTTCTTGGAACGCCGCCCAGGCCCAGGTGCAGGCCATACAGGAAAAAGTCTTGGAATCGTCACAGGAACACCAAGCCGTGCTTGCCGAATATCGGCATGCCAAACGGGATTGGGAACGCTTTGATGCTCTGGCCGCACAAGGAGCTTCATCCGTGCGGGATCGGGATCGCATGAAAACGGCCCTGAGCAAGGCACAAGCGGCCGTGGGAGCCTCAGAAGCACGGCTTCGGTCGGCCGAGGCGGCTCTGGAGGCGGCGCGCAAGGAAGCGGCCGCAGCCGAAGCTCGCCTGCAAGAAGCTCAGGCAGGCCGTTTGCGCGTGCGCGTGGAGCAGGAACGGCTCAAAGCGCTTTTGGCGCATGCCAAAGAACTGGAAGCACGAAGAGACGCGGCGCGATTGAACTTGTCGTACTGCCGCATTGTGGCCCCCATCGCCGGTTATGTGGCCCAGAAAAAGGTTCAGGTGGGCGAGCGTGTTCTTCCCGGCCAGCCGCTTCTGGCCGTGGTGCCGCTCCAGGATGCCTACGTGGAAGCCAATTTCAAGGAAACCCAGGTGGAAAACATTCGCATCGGCCAGCCTGTGCATATCCGTGCCGATTGCTATCCGGGCCGACGTTTTTCCGGTACAGTGGAAGGGATTCGTGCGGGAACAGGGGCCGCCTTTTCCCTGTTTCCTCCCGAAAACGCCACGGGCAATTGGATCAAGATCACCCAGCGCGTGCCCGTCAAGATTCGGCTCACCGACTCCTTTTCTCCAGAATACCCACTGCGCCTAGGCTTTTCTTTGAAGGTCACCGTGGACACGTCCGACCGTAGTGGGCCGAGGTTGCGCGGTGGTGCCCACAGGGCGTCCCGGTGA
- a CDS encoding PAS domain-containing hybrid sensor histidine kinase/response regulator, which yields MNSHETEHDLRLQKAYFEAIFDFSPDAVAILDAQDRVVMINQAFTRLFQYTAQEARGAFINDLVARRHMRADAENLSVRALQGFSVEVETRRERKDGTLVDVAITAAPIYIDGVMVAIYASYRDITARKQAEQALRDMDKKYRLIVDHSTDAVFVVQDERVIFWNPMFRNLCGYTDEEIPRLHVAQLLHPKDRDSVLTLHRKRLAGETVPGTYTFRALSKDGRTLWINLNAIAVQWDGKPATINSARDFTREKELEAQLAHAQKMEAVGTLAGGIAHDFNNLLQTIQGYAELLANRADSHDIDRQRLDKIFDAVQRGRELTRNLLTFSRKMEPHLRRLNLNRELAEMQDILSHTLPKMITVRLETAPELPAVHADPSQVAQVIMNLAVNAKDAMPDGGTLTLKTQCLTLPQGHASGLKPGDYVCLSVEDTGTGMPETVRQRIFEPFFTTKPSGSGTGLGLSMVYGIMASHQGTVLCHSVPGQGTRFDCLFPALPEAASEVDSPPRQQAPTAPPAHATVLLVDDEEHLRVSGREMLEFFGHRVLTAADGEEALTIFAQEGSNIDVVLLDLIMPGMGGRKCLEKLLALRPNAKIIVASGFSANDSIQDILMAGAFDFLAKPYSVETLLGKIAEALKAP from the coding sequence ATGAACTCCCACGAAACCGAACACGATCTTCGCCTGCAGAAAGCCTATTTTGAAGCCATCTTCGACTTCAGTCCGGACGCCGTAGCCATCCTGGATGCCCAGGACCGGGTCGTCATGATCAATCAGGCCTTTACCAGGCTGTTTCAGTACACCGCGCAAGAGGCGCGCGGCGCGTTCATCAACGATCTTGTGGCCCGGCGGCACATGCGTGCCGATGCGGAAAACCTTTCTGTCCGGGCGCTGCAAGGATTTTCCGTCGAAGTGGAAACGCGCCGGGAACGCAAAGACGGTACTCTCGTGGATGTGGCCATCACCGCCGCTCCCATATACATCGACGGAGTGATGGTGGCGATCTATGCCAGCTACAGGGACATCACGGCCCGCAAGCAGGCGGAACAGGCCCTGCGAGATATGGACAAAAAATACCGTCTCATTGTGGACCATTCCACCGACGCCGTTTTCGTCGTTCAGGACGAGCGGGTTATTTTTTGGAACCCCATGTTTCGGAATTTGTGCGGGTACACAGACGAAGAGATACCACGCCTTCACGTCGCCCAATTGCTGCATCCGAAGGACCGCGACTCGGTTCTCACCTTGCATCGAAAGCGCCTTGCCGGTGAAACGGTTCCAGGCACTTACACTTTTCGCGCCCTATCCAAGGACGGCCGCACGTTGTGGATTAACCTTAACGCCATCGCCGTGCAATGGGACGGCAAACCAGCAACCATCAATTCCGCGCGGGATTTCACCCGAGAAAAGGAACTGGAAGCTCAGCTCGCCCATGCACAAAAGATGGAAGCCGTGGGCACCTTGGCCGGCGGCATTGCCCACGACTTCAACAACCTGTTGCAGACGATTCAAGGTTATGCGGAACTGTTGGCCAATCGTGCCGACAGCCATGACATCGATCGGCAACGGTTGGATAAGATTTTTGACGCGGTCCAACGGGGCCGCGAACTCACCCGCAACCTGCTCACCTTCAGCCGCAAGATGGAACCCCATTTGCGGCGCCTGAACCTAAACCGAGAACTGGCCGAAATGCAGGACATTTTGTCCCACACTTTGCCCAAGATGATCACGGTTCGGCTGGAGACCGCTCCAGAGCTTCCCGCCGTGCACGCCGATCCGTCCCAGGTGGCCCAGGTGATCATGAATCTGGCTGTGAACGCAAAGGACGCCATGCCCGACGGCGGCACTTTGACCCTCAAAACACAGTGCCTCACCCTTCCCCAAGGGCACGCTTCCGGCCTGAAACCGGGTGACTACGTGTGCCTCAGCGTGGAAGACACAGGAACCGGCATGCCGGAGACTGTTCGCCAACGCATCTTTGAGCCGTTTTTCACCACCAAGCCGTCGGGATCAGGCACGGGTCTGGGGCTTTCCATGGTCTACGGCATCATGGCCAGCCATCAGGGGACGGTGCTTTGCCACAGTGTTCCGGGACAAGGCACGCGGTTTGACTGCCTGTTTCCCGCCCTGCCCGAAGCGGCTTCGGAGGTGGACAGTCCACCTAGGCAACAGGCCCCCACGGCACCGCCAGCTCACGCCACCGTGCTCCTTGTGGACGATGAGGAACATTTGCGCGTGTCCGGCCGGGAAATGTTGGAGTTTTTCGGGCACCGCGTGCTCACGGCCGCCGACGGCGAAGAGGCTCTGACCATCTTCGCTCAGGAAGGTTCAAACATCGATGTGGTCCTTTTGGACTTGATCATGCCCGGCATGGGCGGGCGAAAATGTCTGGAAAAACTTCTGGCCCTTCGTCCCAATGCCAAGATCATTGTGGCCAGCGGCTTTTCGGCCAATGACTCCATTCAGGACATTCTCATGGCCGGAGCCTTTGATTTTCTGGCCAAGCCTTACTCGGTGGAAACCCTGCTGGGAAAAATCGCCGAAGCCCTCAAGGCTCCATGA
- the glyQ gene encoding glycine--tRNA ligase subunit alpha produces MTFQELIHALNAFWAEKGCVIQQPYDLEVGAGTFNPATFLRVLGPEPWKVAYVEPSRRPTDGRYGENPNRLQHYYQYQVILKPSPPNSQDIYLESLKSFGINPLDHDIRFVEDDWESPTLGASGLGWEVWLDGMEITQFTYFQQAGGLSLSPVCVELTYGLERIAMYLQGVDNVYDLKWTESVTYGDVHHKGEVEWSHYNFEDADVSMLLELFNMYEKESLRMSERGLVLPCYDYCLKCSHVFNLLDARGAISVTERTNYIARVRNLARLAAHGYAKQREAMGYPLLKKSAFRD; encoded by the coding sequence ATGACTTTTCAGGAACTCATTCACGCCTTGAATGCCTTTTGGGCCGAAAAAGGGTGCGTCATTCAGCAGCCCTATGACCTGGAAGTGGGTGCGGGGACCTTTAATCCCGCCACCTTCCTTCGCGTCTTGGGTCCGGAACCTTGGAAGGTGGCCTATGTGGAGCCGTCTCGAAGACCCACGGATGGCCGCTACGGAGAAAACCCCAATCGGTTGCAGCACTACTACCAGTATCAGGTGATTTTGAAACCTTCCCCGCCGAACAGCCAAGACATCTATTTGGAAAGTCTGAAAAGCTTTGGAATCAATCCTTTGGACCATGACATTCGTTTCGTGGAAGACGACTGGGAATCCCCCACGCTCGGCGCGTCCGGGTTAGGTTGGGAAGTGTGGCTGGACGGCATGGAAATCACCCAGTTCACCTATTTTCAGCAGGCGGGCGGTCTCAGCCTTTCACCCGTGTGTGTGGAACTCACCTACGGCCTGGAACGCATCGCTATGTATCTGCAAGGTGTGGACAACGTCTACGACCTGAAATGGACCGAGAGCGTCACTTACGGCGACGTGCACCACAAGGGTGAGGTGGAATGGTCTCATTACAACTTTGAAGATGCCGACGTCTCCATGCTTCTGGAACTGTTTAACATGTACGAAAAGGAATCCTTGCGCATGTCCGAGCGAGGCTTGGTGCTTCCCTGCTACGACTACTGCCTCAAGTGCTCCCATGTGTTCAACCTGCTGGATGCCCGCGGGGCCATCAGTGTCACGGAACGCACTAACTACATCGCGAGGGTACGCAATCTGGCGCGCCTGGCCGCCCACGGCTATGCTAAACAAAGAGAAGCCATGGGGTACCCGTTACTGAAAAAAAGCGCCTTTCGGGACTGA
- a CDS encoding MFS transporter has translation MKPGTGVVLTFPFSARIMTFPLCGFLYTAVLWMMFSFLPLHLKSRGFSDGMVGMIMGFYSISALILMIPLGVLSDRVSPKKVLVGGAVLLFIHMAGLRIAEAWYAFLALAVLGGLSWAIFQTVLLALFLKIISPARRGVKIAVYQMGSYLGFGIGPLVSGSLWGDANYVRMLGFAVAGAALLIVLVLTLQDSDPIRFNLGDYREDLKQPRALVFLVVWLLYATHFGVEQTSYTLLMRHDLGFTSVQVGLSYLAVGLWMAAMAPATGRGFDVRQSVVWLLTLGLVVSSVFQSLTAYAQTLPQMIAVRVLHTTGDVPVILAMGIMTAAFFPQGRLGGHSAVVYAVRTLGVFVGNYAAGLVIPVLGYRGAFVASGVVVLVGSLALLPWIRRVLHMQAPSS, from the coding sequence ATGAAACCCGGTACCGGAGTTGTTTTGACCTTTCCTTTTTCTGCGCGGATCATGACTTTTCCCCTGTGTGGATTCCTGTACACGGCGGTGCTATGGATGATGTTTTCTTTTCTTCCTCTGCATCTCAAGTCCCGCGGCTTTTCCGACGGCATGGTGGGCATGATCATGGGGTTTTATTCCATTTCCGCCCTCATTCTGATGATTCCTTTGGGCGTTTTGTCTGACAGGGTCAGTCCCAAGAAAGTGCTTGTCGGCGGAGCCGTCCTTCTCTTTATCCATATGGCCGGGCTTCGCATCGCGGAGGCGTGGTATGCTTTTCTTGCCCTTGCCGTTCTGGGCGGGCTTTCATGGGCCATTTTTCAAACCGTTCTGCTGGCGCTTTTTCTTAAAATCATCTCGCCGGCACGCCGTGGCGTCAAGATTGCCGTCTACCAAATGGGAAGTTACCTGGGCTTTGGCATTGGCCCACTGGTTTCCGGAAGCTTGTGGGGGGATGCGAACTATGTGCGCATGCTGGGATTTGCCGTGGCCGGAGCCGCTCTGCTCATCGTCCTTGTGCTCACCCTGCAGGACAGCGACCCCATTCGATTCAACCTCGGGGATTATCGTGAAGACTTGAAGCAACCGAGGGCTTTGGTCTTCCTCGTGGTCTGGTTGCTCTATGCGACCCATTTCGGTGTGGAACAGACTTCCTACACTTTGCTCATGAGGCATGACCTGGGTTTTACCAGCGTCCAGGTGGGCTTAAGCTACCTGGCCGTGGGATTATGGATGGCTGCCATGGCTCCGGCCACGGGTCGAGGTTTTGATGTGCGCCAGAGTGTGGTGTGGCTGCTCACTTTGGGGCTGGTGGTTTCTTCCGTTTTTCAGAGCCTGACCGCCTACGCGCAGACACTTCCACAGATGATTGCCGTGCGCGTCTTGCACACCACTGGGGATGTGCCGGTGATTCTGGCCATGGGCATCATGACGGCGGCCTTTTTTCCTCAGGGCCGATTGGGAGGCCATTCCGCGGTGGTTTATGCTGTGAGAACTTTGGGCGTGTTTGTGGGCAATTATGCGGCGGGCCTGGTCATTCCCGTGCTTGGGTATCGAGGTGCCTTCGTGGCCAGTGGTGTGGTGGTTTTGGTGGGAAGCCTGGCGCTCCTGCCGTGGATACGGCGGGTGTTGCACATGCAGGCGCCGTCGTCGTAG
- a CDS encoding OmpA family protein: MKHCQSSKLWIILGLIPVFALTSCAGPQNKTEQGALIGAGAGAATGALLGQAIGRDTKSTLIGAAAGALVGGAAGGAIGNYMDRQEQEMRQALAATEAANVQRTQDVLAVTFKSDVLFDFNSSTLKPGAHSELDRVAQVLNRYPQTRITVEGHTDSVGSLQYNQRLSERRALSVKEALVSRGVSPDRIETIGYGETRPIASNDSEAGRQLNRRVTILITPVQG; encoded by the coding sequence ATGAAACATTGTCAGTCTTCGAAACTGTGGATCATTCTTGGCCTTATTCCCGTTTTCGCCTTGACCTCGTGCGCGGGGCCTCAAAACAAAACAGAACAGGGAGCGCTCATCGGCGCCGGCGCCGGGGCCGCCACCGGGGCACTTTTGGGCCAAGCCATCGGGCGCGACACGAAATCCACCCTCATCGGCGCCGCCGCGGGAGCCCTTGTGGGCGGCGCTGCCGGCGGCGCGATCGGCAATTACATGGATCGGCAGGAACAAGAAATGCGCCAAGCCTTGGCGGCCACAGAAGCCGCCAACGTGCAGCGCACGCAGGATGTTCTGGCGGTGACCTTCAAATCCGACGTGCTTTTTGATTTCAACTCGTCCACCTTGAAACCTGGAGCCCACAGCGAACTGGATCGCGTGGCTCAGGTGCTCAACCGCTATCCCCAAACCCGCATCACCGTGGAAGGTCATACAGATTCGGTCGGATCCCTTCAATACAATCAGCGGCTTTCCGAAAGGCGCGCCTTGAGTGTCAAGGAAGCTTTGGTGAGCCGTGGGGTCAGCCCGGATCGCATCGAGACCATCGGTTACGGGGAAACTCGGCCCATCGCGTCCAACGACTCCGAAGCGGGCCGCCAGCTCAATCGTCGCGTGACCATTCTCATCACCCCCGTGCAGGGTTAA
- a CDS encoding AMP-binding enzyme, which translates to MKGVFVTYEAVAEAAVVVCPHDFKGQSIYACVTLVKGMKATEVLGKQLVQWVPKEIEPIATWTSLSGRRRCPKPCRARSAPPSGKGGDQRHRRPE; encoded by the coding sequence ATCAAAGGCGTTTTCGTCACCTACGAAGCCGTGGCGGAAGCCGCCGTGGTGGTCTGCCCGCACGACTTCAAAGGGCAGAGCATCTATGCGTGTGTCACTTTGGTGAAAGGGATGAAAGCCACCGAGGTATTAGGCAAACAGCTGGTGCAATGGGTGCCCAAGGAAATCGAGCCCATCGCCACGTGGACGTCATTGAGTGGGCGCCGGCGCTGCCCAAAACCCTGTCGGGCACGATCTGCGCCGCCTTCCGGGAAAGGTGGCGACCAACGACATCGCAGACCTGAGTGA